A single Streptomyces sp. Edi2 DNA region contains:
- a CDS encoding MFS transporter — MPGNRTGNRTGHGPGNGEAVTRRRHRRRLPRPGPRTGEGSESGPSVLSRGVVTLFAVACGAAVANVYFSQPLLVTMGQDLAMSPALVGSVVTLTHIGYGLGLFFLVPLGDVTDRRRLIVAQLLLLVAALAVVAAARTAAVLLAGMAATGLLAVVTQTLVAFAASLAPPTGRGRVVGLVTSGVVIGILLARTVSGLMADLAGWRSVYLASASLTALLALVLYRVLPRHRAAAPAPLRYGQLLRSTITLFARERLLRLRALFGLLIFAAFSTLWSSVALPLSEAPYFLPHSAIGALGLIGVAGALAATAAGRLNDRGLSRRTTGIALALLAASWLPLAFTRSSLWALVAGVILLDLAVQAVHVTNQTLIYALHPEAGSRLIGGYMVFYSTGSATGALAATSLYTVAGWGAVCALGAAFSCLGLVLWACTAPLHSRT; from the coding sequence ATGCCCGGCAACCGAACCGGCAACCGAACCGGCCATGGTCCTGGCAACGGCGAGGCGGTGACACGGCGCCGGCACCGACGCCGCCTTCCCCGCCCCGGGCCCCGGACCGGGGAGGGCTCCGAGTCGGGTCCGTCCGTCCTCTCCCGTGGCGTCGTCACCCTGTTCGCCGTCGCCTGCGGGGCCGCGGTGGCCAACGTGTACTTCTCCCAGCCGCTCCTGGTGACCATGGGCCAGGACCTCGCCATGAGCCCGGCACTCGTCGGCAGCGTGGTCACCCTCACGCATATCGGATACGGGCTGGGACTCTTCTTCCTCGTGCCGCTCGGCGACGTGACCGACCGCAGACGGCTCATCGTGGCCCAGTTACTGCTCCTGGTGGCGGCGCTGGCCGTGGTGGCCGCCGCCCGCACGGCGGCGGTCCTGCTCGCGGGCATGGCCGCGACGGGGCTTCTCGCGGTCGTCACGCAGACGCTGGTGGCCTTCGCGGCCTCACTGGCCCCTCCCACCGGGCGCGGACGGGTCGTCGGTCTGGTCACCAGCGGCGTGGTCATCGGAATCCTGCTCGCCCGCACCGTATCCGGCCTCATGGCCGATCTCGCGGGCTGGCGCTCCGTCTACCTCGCCTCGGCGTCGCTCACCGCTCTGCTCGCGCTGGTCCTGTACCGGGTGCTGCCGCGCCACCGTGCCGCTGCGCCGGCACCCCTGCGCTACGGACAGCTGCTGCGCTCCACGATCACCCTGTTCGCACGGGAACGACTGCTGCGGCTCCGGGCCCTGTTCGGTCTGCTGATCTTCGCCGCCTTCAGCACCCTGTGGAGCAGCGTCGCGCTACCGCTCAGCGAGGCCCCGTACTTCCTGCCCCACAGCGCGATCGGAGCGCTGGGGCTGATCGGTGTCGCCGGTGCCCTGGCCGCGACCGCGGCGGGGCGCCTGAACGACCGCGGACTCTCCCGGCGGACCACCGGCATCGCCCTGGCACTGCTCGCCGCCTCGTGGCTGCCCCTGGCCTTCACCCGCAGCTCGCTCTGGGCCCTGGTCGCCGGGGTGATCCTGCTCGACCTCGCCGTGCAGGCGGTCCATGTCACCAACCAGACCCTGATCTACGCGCTGCACCCGGAAGCGGGCAGCCGGCTGATCGGCGGGTACATGGTCTTCTACTCGACCGGCAGCGCCACCGGCGCCCTCGCCGCGACCTCCCTCTACACGGTGGCCGGCTGGGGCGCCGTCTGCGCACTGGGTGCCGCGTTCAGCTGCCTCGGGCTCGTGCTGTGGGCGTGCACGGCGCCACTGCACTCAAGAACATGA
- the speB gene encoding agmatinase, which translates to MTTAASASNGPVGPVDSSRIPRYAGPATFARLPRLDEVGGRADVAVVGVPFDTGVSYRPGARFGGNAIREASRLLRPYNPAQDASPFALAQVADAGDIAANPFNINEAVETVEAAADDLLASGARMMTLGGDHTIALPLLRSVAKKHGPVALLHFDAHLDTWDTYFGAEYTHGTPFRRAVEEGILDTSALSHVGTRGPLYGKKDLDEDEKMGFGIVTSADVMRRGVDEVADQLRQRIGDRPLYISIDIDVLDPAHAPGTGTPEAGGLTSRELLEIVRGLSSCNLVSADVVEVAPAYDHAEITCVAASHTAYELTTIMSRQIAAGRQGE; encoded by the coding sequence ATGACCACCGCAGCCAGCGCATCCAACGGGCCCGTGGGCCCCGTCGACTCCTCCCGTATTCCGCGTTACGCCGGGCCCGCGACCTTCGCCCGGCTGCCCCGCCTCGACGAGGTCGGCGGCCGGGCCGATGTGGCCGTCGTCGGTGTCCCCTTCGACACCGGTGTCTCCTACCGCCCCGGCGCCCGCTTCGGCGGCAACGCCATCCGCGAGGCCTCCCGCCTCCTGCGCCCCTACAACCCGGCCCAGGACGCGTCCCCCTTCGCGCTCGCGCAGGTCGCCGACGCCGGTGACATCGCCGCGAACCCGTTCAACATCAACGAGGCCGTGGAGACGGTCGAGGCCGCGGCCGACGACCTGCTCGCCTCCGGCGCCCGCATGATGACCCTCGGCGGTGACCACACCATCGCCCTGCCGCTCCTCCGGTCGGTCGCCAAGAAGCACGGGCCGGTCGCGCTGCTGCACTTCGACGCCCATCTGGACACCTGGGACACCTACTTCGGCGCCGAGTACACCCACGGCACCCCGTTCCGCCGCGCCGTCGAGGAGGGCATCCTCGACACCTCCGCGCTCTCCCACGTCGGCACCCGCGGTCCGCTCTACGGCAAGAAGGACCTCGACGAGGACGAGAAGATGGGCTTCGGCATCGTCACCTCCGCGGACGTCATGCGGCGGGGTGTGGACGAGGTCGCCGACCAGCTGCGGCAGCGCATCGGTGACCGCCCGCTGTACATCTCCATCGACATCGACGTGCTCGACCCGGCCCACGCCCCCGGCACCGGCACCCCCGAGGCCGGCGGCCTCACCTCCCGCGAGCTGCTGGAGATCGTGCGCGGACTGTCCTCCTGCAACCTGGTCTCGGCGGACGTCGTCGAGGTCGCCCCGGCGTACGACCACGCGGAGATCACCTGCGTGGCCGCCTCCCACACGGCGTACGAGCTGACGACGATCATGTCGCGGCAGATCGCGGCGGGGCGGCAGGGGGAGTAG
- a CDS encoding phosphatase, which translates to MPIASAAAAPSRTELVDHLVRTRIAGEVATPRENNLSHYRRLANGERHYWFGLEFGDRWTDEQDVLAVMAERCGVIDDPHHRQGQDTIDPELTVDALDRAAAVLRKAAADGQRVLFATGHPGGLLDVHRATAEALRAAGCEIMVIPDGLRADDGMVFQFGDVAMLERGATLWHTHSPEPMAAILDGLEREGRPLPDLVMADHGWAGCAGQRGIDAVGFADCNDPALFLAESEGTLQVTIPLDDHVLSPRHYDPLTAYLLDAAGLV; encoded by the coding sequence ATGCCGATAGCCTCCGCAGCCGCCGCCCCTTCCCGCACCGAACTCGTCGACCACCTCGTACGGACCCGGATCGCCGGTGAGGTCGCCACTCCCCGCGAGAACAACCTCTCCCACTACCGCAGACTCGCCAACGGCGAGCGCCACTACTGGTTCGGCCTGGAGTTCGGCGACCGCTGGACGGACGAGCAGGATGTGCTGGCCGTGATGGCGGAGCGCTGCGGAGTGATCGACGACCCGCACCACCGGCAGGGCCAGGACACCATCGACCCCGAGCTGACGGTGGACGCCCTGGACCGGGCGGCCGCGGTGCTGCGCAAGGCGGCGGCCGACGGACAGCGGGTGCTGTTCGCGACCGGCCACCCGGGCGGACTGCTCGATGTGCACCGGGCAACGGCCGAGGCCCTGCGCGCGGCGGGCTGCGAAATCATGGTCATCCCGGACGGGCTGCGGGCGGACGACGGCATGGTCTTCCAGTTCGGCGACGTCGCGATGCTGGAGCGCGGCGCGACCCTGTGGCACACCCACTCCCCCGAGCCGATGGCCGCGATCCTCGACGGCCTGGAGCGGGAGGGCCGGCCGCTGCCGGACCTGGTGATGGCCGACCACGGCTGGGCGGGCTGCGCCGGCCAGCGCGGCATCGACGCAGTGGGCTTCGCGGACTGCAACGACCCGGCCCTCTTCCTCGCCGAGTCCGAAGGCACCCTCCAGGTCACCATCCCCCTGGACGACCATGTCCTGAGCCCGCGCCATTACGACCCGCTGACGGCCTATCTGCTGGATGCGGCGGGGCTGGTCTGA
- a CDS encoding methyltransferase domain-containing protein, whose product MAESDASALNPQQGHRASDELVRSLLEAGALAPDWMETFRAVPRALFLPDLVWAHDMATGRSVPVSRSSDSAGWELAAYANVPLVTQWDDGAHTGCEPGTVPTSSASMPSVVAAMLRDLDVSDGMRVLEVGTGTGWNAGLLAHRLGSGNVVSVEIDEAVIHQARGALLRAGLHPETVHGDGGGGWPDGVPYDRVIVTAGVRAVSPRWLEQSRPGGVILAPWGTHYSDQDALVRLTVREDGSASGPFLRMVEFMKLRDQRLDWNRFREHVPVFPGDAEVSGTAVALTDLGDRYETARFVMGFCVPDCAHVINRSDGGTAKAWFFDLTSRSWAAVVFRSGEPDATVYQSGPRRLWDEVEAAYRWWAGRGEPDLTRFGLTVTAEGQRVWLDDPVDSWAVR is encoded by the coding sequence TTGGCTGAGTCTGACGCTAGCGCGCTCAACCCTCAGCAGGGGCACCGTGCCAGTGACGAGCTGGTGCGGTCCCTCCTCGAAGCGGGTGCCCTGGCGCCCGATTGGATGGAGACGTTCCGCGCCGTTCCGCGAGCGCTGTTCCTGCCGGATCTCGTCTGGGCGCACGACATGGCGACCGGCCGAAGTGTGCCCGTCTCCCGGAGCAGTGATTCCGCAGGGTGGGAGCTGGCCGCGTACGCGAACGTCCCGCTCGTCACCCAGTGGGACGACGGAGCGCACACGGGCTGCGAGCCCGGAACCGTGCCGACCAGTTCGGCGAGCATGCCGTCAGTCGTGGCCGCGATGCTGCGCGACCTGGACGTGAGTGACGGTATGCGGGTGCTTGAGGTCGGCACCGGCACGGGGTGGAACGCCGGGCTCCTCGCTCACCGGCTGGGCAGCGGGAACGTGGTCAGCGTCGAGATCGACGAGGCGGTGATCCATCAAGCCCGAGGCGCGTTGCTGCGCGCCGGACTCCACCCCGAGACGGTCCACGGGGACGGTGGCGGCGGGTGGCCGGACGGGGTGCCGTACGACCGGGTGATCGTCACGGCAGGGGTGCGAGCCGTTTCGCCGCGCTGGTTGGAGCAGTCGCGGCCGGGCGGGGTCATCCTTGCCCCCTGGGGCACCCACTACAGCGACCAGGACGCACTCGTCCGGTTGACCGTGCGGGAGGACGGCTCCGCGTCGGGCCCGTTCCTGCGCATGGTCGAGTTCATGAAGCTGCGGGATCAGCGCTTGGACTGGAACCGGTTCAGGGAGCATGTTCCGGTTTTCCCCGGTGACGCCGAGGTGTCCGGGACGGCGGTCGCCCTGACGGACCTGGGGGACCGCTATGAGACAGCACGGTTCGTCATGGGGTTTTGTGTGCCCGACTGTGCCCATGTCATCAACAGGTCGGACGGGGGGACGGCGAAGGCGTGGTTCTTCGACCTGACGAGCCGGTCATGGGCCGCCGTCGTGTTCCGCAGTGGCGAACCGGATGCGACGGTGTACCAGTCGGGGCCCCGTCGTTTGTGGGACGAAGTGGAGGCGGCCTACCGATGGTGGGCCGGCCGGGGCGAGCCGGACCTCACCCGGTTCGGTCTCACCGTCACCGCGGAGGGGCAGCGGGTGTGGCTGGATGACCCGGTCGACTCCTGGGCCGTGCGATGA
- a CDS encoding GNAT family N-acetyltransferase, whose translation MGMTPTVELRTFHSLGPARQDLLDVYADVRADLLHLPNYAVSAFAERLDRHSQERGWEAILAYAQGKPIGYAYANTIASGDRWWKRVTPSPSAQYTDRHAAALKEIGVRVPWRGTGIARRIHDALLADRNEPYVTLMVNPLAGDGKVHRLYESWGYEDIGQSQPSAASPVLAAMVRSVG comes from the coding sequence ATCGGTATGACGCCTACCGTCGAGCTGCGCACGTTCCACTCGCTCGGACCGGCCCGGCAAGACCTCCTGGATGTGTACGCCGATGTCCGCGCGGACCTCTTGCACCTTCCGAACTACGCGGTCAGCGCCTTCGCTGAGCGACTTGACCGCCATTCTCAGGAACGGGGCTGGGAGGCGATCCTCGCCTATGCGCAGGGAAAGCCCATCGGCTATGCGTATGCCAACACCATTGCTTCTGGCGACCGTTGGTGGAAACGCGTCACGCCCTCTCCGTCGGCTCAATACACCGACCGGCACGCCGCAGCCCTCAAGGAAATCGGCGTTCGTGTCCCCTGGCGAGGCACGGGCATCGCCCGACGCATTCATGACGCCCTCCTTGCCGACCGCAACGAGCCGTACGTCACTCTCATGGTCAACCCGCTCGCCGGAGACGGAAAGGTGCACCGTCTCTACGAGTCCTGGGGATACGAAGACATCGGCCAGAGCCAGCCGTCAGCTGCCTCACCGGTCCTGGCGGCGATGGTCAGGTCCGTTGGCTGA
- a CDS encoding XRE family transcriptional regulator has protein sequence MATLRNTTLEAWMREHGYSSNLLAEAVNSAVGDLTGRVGGLDGSSVRDWKAGRVRWPKSATRVALEKVTGLPATALGFVPRGRAPSSAPATPPEDPVERRRFLTAGTALAAVAAAPASGSSRRVGTSDVVRLQQRFAEIVASDHRHGGRLGIEQKAAALADEALALQNSGSASQRVRAYVYACAAAFRSSAMWASIDGRRYEDAVVHMREAQALAELAADPAIKFRIWSHAGTLYRHMGRPVEATAANDVARSLSLTRRDPLFASLGLARQAAIHGVAGNVTAARRSFAQAQEAMDRADPGANRPVWMTSFYDQAELDSLALTGYLALGDYETAEAHAHRCLAALRPHMQRSKAIATTRLACAQLGQGDVGPAVATAMTVPVDAAAHHPRVARMLRSFHTEIHTLAPNSPTTHMWNQYAHTTWKESV, from the coding sequence GGAGAGTCGGAGGACTGGACGGTTCGTCGGTGCGGGACTGGAAAGCCGGCCGGGTGCGGTGGCCGAAGTCGGCGACCCGGGTCGCGCTGGAGAAAGTGACCGGGCTGCCCGCTACCGCCTTAGGGTTCGTACCGCGGGGCCGTGCCCCGTCGTCCGCCCCCGCCACACCGCCGGAGGACCCCGTGGAACGCCGTCGTTTCCTCACCGCCGGGACGGCCTTGGCCGCTGTCGCGGCCGCACCTGCTTCCGGCTCCAGCCGCCGCGTCGGGACGAGCGACGTTGTCCGACTCCAACAACGCTTCGCGGAGATCGTCGCGAGTGACCACCGGCATGGTGGTCGGTTGGGTATCGAGCAGAAAGCAGCAGCGCTCGCCGACGAGGCCCTGGCCTTGCAGAACTCCGGGAGTGCCAGTCAGCGAGTGCGTGCCTATGTGTACGCATGCGCGGCGGCATTCCGGTCTTCGGCGATGTGGGCTTCAATCGACGGGCGGCGTTACGAAGACGCAGTGGTCCATATGCGGGAGGCACAAGCACTCGCCGAATTGGCAGCCGATCCGGCCATCAAATTCCGAATTTGGTCGCACGCCGGGACGCTGTACCGGCACATGGGGCGCCCGGTTGAAGCAACGGCTGCGAATGACGTTGCCCGAAGTCTCTCCCTCACACGCCGCGATCCGCTGTTCGCATCCCTCGGTCTTGCCAGACAAGCCGCCATTCATGGTGTTGCCGGAAATGTCACGGCCGCTCGACGCAGCTTCGCCCAGGCCCAGGAAGCGATGGACCGCGCCGATCCGGGCGCCAACCGGCCTGTGTGGATGACCTCGTTCTACGACCAGGCGGAGTTGGATTCCCTCGCGCTCACCGGATACCTCGCACTCGGCGACTACGAGACGGCGGAAGCGCACGCGCACCGATGCTTGGCGGCCCTCCGGCCACACATGCAACGGTCGAAGGCCATCGCCACCACTCGGCTGGCGTGCGCTCAACTCGGCCAAGGGGATGTGGGACCTGCCGTCGCGACCGCCATGACGGTCCCCGTCGATGCTGCTGCACATCACCCGCGGGTCGCCCGGATGCTCCGCAGCTTTCACACCGAGATTCACACCTTGGCGCCGAACAGCCCTACCACTCACATGTGGAATCAGTACGCACACACCACCTGGAAGGAATCGGTATGA